One window of the Saccopteryx bilineata isolate mSacBil1 chromosome 2, mSacBil1_pri_phased_curated, whole genome shotgun sequence genome contains the following:
- the LOC136324552 gene encoding LOW QUALITY PROTEIN: nascent polypeptide-associated complex subunit alpha, muscle-specific form-like (The sequence of the model RefSeq protein was modified relative to this genomic sequence to represent the inferred CDS: substituted 2 bases at 2 genomic stop codons), with amino-acid sequence MVSKGGSPLSAAPAVLVAPESHFGGQGDPSNKKTPSGVPAHLVPSPRRLAKLQADGQITEHLSEVQVSAQIPRNQSPALSQDQELTQEGAAPATELYPHNRVSAEPPPPPSSASLSISQKAQGSSPKQKEGDIQQSDLSSKETSTNLPENEALTSERVFGEARQAPTTPAKGPPWHPDPPLVHRPQPDPVEDLVKVKVTPTNPPLCESLQGPGPASLGPPRTQDEEPEPASPPPNNSYHDSPREPSDPDGAKMLGPSLGDTQQPLEEGTPKAEVVRVSTSSLGLPHPQDAAESRQTQDKQDPAAWPSRSRPAPSRLPQPQLLAPLQSRRPTPMLSSPSRQGALGTASDQTTTPSPRHPPAPEGDPGKLPPISPPHPKPLPHLSPHPGHSAQHSQELKLPQISPPTQEQALPQQAQDPPWEEEVQGVRLPRLPTPFMEPQLPRDMGARNESRPAKEKQAAKAGRPSSKKLPDMQTSPQNQEPMQQMGARKXLPIQRGTTEGPAPLAKVPPRGHQTAXRPEPQIDRPAHRCPPTLTPVLPEKQSPPPRRSWAAPCRTIAWGSPL; translated from the exons ATGGTGAGCAAAGGAGGCAGCCCACTGTCCGCAGCGCCAGCAGTGCTAGTGGCCCCTGAGAGCCATTTTGGAGGGCAGG GAGACCCCTCTAACAAGAAGACCCCCTCCGGGGTACCAGCACACCTGGTTCCTTCCCCAAGGCGCCTGGCAAAACTGCAAGCCGATGGCCAGATAACAGAGCACCTCTCAGAAGTGCAGGTTTCTGCACAGATCCCCAGGAATCAGAGCCCAGCCCTCTCCCAGGACCAGGAGCTGACTCAGGAGGGAGCAGCCCCTGCGACAGAGCTGTATCCCCATAATCGTGTCAGTGCTGAGCCTCCACCACCTCCCAGCTCAGCATCACTTAGTATTTCCCAGAAGGCCCAAGGCTCATCCCCAAAGCAGAAGGAAGGGGATATTCAACAATCAGATCTTTCTTCAAAAGAAACAAGCACAAATCTCCCTGAAAATGAGGCCCTGACCTCCGAGAGGGTATTTGGTGAAGCAAGGCAGGCTCCCACCACTCCTGCCAAGGGTCCTCCTTGGCACCCCGACCCACCACTAGTCCACAGACCTCAGCCAGACCCAGTTGAAGACTTGGTGAAGGTCAAGGTAACCCCCACCAACCCACCCTTATGTGAATCTCTGCAGGGGCCTGGCCCAGCCTCCCTGGGTCCCCCTAGAACCCAGGATGAGGAACCTGAGCCAGCCAGTCCACCGCCCAACAATTCCTATCATGATTCCCCAAGAGAGCCTTCTGACCCTGATGGGGCCAAGATGCTGGGACCATCTCTGGGAGATACTCAGCAGCCTCTGGAGGAGGGAACCCCCAAAGCAGAGGTTGTCCGGGTCAGCACTTCTTCCCTGGGATTGCCACATCCCCAGGACGCAGCAGAGAGCAGACAGACCCAGGACAAGCAGGACCCAGCTGCGTGGCCTTCCAGGAGCCGGCCTGCGCCCAGCAGGCTGCCACAACCTCAGCTGCTGGCTCCCCTGCAGAGTCGGAGGCCTACACCCATGCTGTCCTCACCCAGCAGGCAGGGGGCTTTGGGAACAGCCTCCGACCAAACCACGACTCCCTCCCCGAGGCATCCACCGGCTCCAGAAGGAGACCCTGGGAAACTTCCTCCCATCAGCCCTCCCCATCCCAAACCTCTACCACACCTGAGCCCCCACCCAGGCCATAGTGCTCAGCACTCCCAGGAGTTGAAACTCCCTCAGATCAGTCCCCCCACCCAGGAGCAGGCGCTGCCGCAGCAGGCCCAGGACCCGCCCTGGGAAGAGGAGGTGCAGGGGGTCAGGCTGCCTCGCCTTCCCACGCCCTTCATGGAGCCACAGCTGCCCCGGGACATGGGGGCTCGCAATGAGTCAAGGCCAGCAAAGGAGAAGCAAGCGGCCAAAGCAGGCCGGCCCTCCAGCAAGAAGCTTCCAGACATGCAGACCTCACCCCAAAACCAAGAGCCCATGCAGCAGATGGGAGCTAGAAAATAACTTCCTATTCAAAGAGGGACAACTGAAGGACCAGCACCCCTGGCAAAGGTGCCGCCCAGAGGCCACCAGACAGCCTAGCGGCCAGAACCCCAGATAGACCGACCCGCCCACAGGTGCCCACCCACCCTGACCCCGGTCCTCCCAGAGAAGCAAAGTCCACCCCCCAGGAGATCCTGGGCTGCCCCATGCCGAACCATTGCCTGGGGATCCCCATTATag